In the genome of Rickettsiales bacterium, the window AGTTCTGGAAGGCAACGCACAAGGCTATTTTAGGGTTTACTCTAAAACAAATGGCTTTATAGATTATCTTTTTGGTTGGCGAGATTATTCAATCTCTCACTTCAATATTTCTGATGATATAATCAAACCAAAAGACTTCAAAACCAAGCTATTATTTAAGAAAAAAGTTAGAGAGATTGAGATTTTCTTCAGTGATGATGGCAAAAAAGTTGCCTCTGATAAAGTTACTCCGCCTGATAATAGAGCTAAACGCCCTGCCGTTCCTGATAATCTCAAAATTGCGGTTTATGACCCATTAACCGCTGGAATTGAAGCTAGAAGGCTTGTGATTGACGCGGTTGAGAAAAATAATTTTAACAGCAAAGGTAGATATAATTTCAGCCTACCAATTTACGAAGGTAGAAGAAGAACTGATTTAATGTTTGATATTTCCAACAAAAAAATTGATGGAATGTTCGTTCTTAAAATGTATCGTAAAGCGGTTGCAGGTTATACTGATAACGAAATGCAAGATATCAAAAAAGGTGATGCGGTAATTGATATTTATCTTGATGCAAAAAATTTCCTACCAGTTAAAGCGGAAGGAAAAAATTTCCTCGGCACTGCAAGGGGCTTAATGGTTAAAGATTGCAAAAACTTTGAGGAATGCGTTGGGAAGTAAAATAAATTATTTATATGGAAAAAAATTTCAAAGATTTCAAATTACTTCATTTTATAACAATTATTATTCTAGTTGGAATGGTTGCTTCTGCGATTATAATAATTTCAAATGTTAACAAAGAATTCAAGATTAGGGAAGTTGCAGGCCAACTTCAAAAATATAAATATGCGACTTTATCTTTTAATAATGTTTATAACAGCCTACCCGGAGATACTGACAAAGCTAGCTTTTACTGGAAAGATAAAACTAAAGATGGCAATAATAATAGAAAAATTACCCATAAAGATAGTGAGGGCATTTTGGCTTGGCAACATCTGCAATTAGCCGATTTGATAAAATCAGATTTCACTTTCAAAGGCGTATGGCAAGATGGAAACGAAGGTAAGATAATTGCTAATTTTAATGCACCTTTTGAAGCGATTCATAATGCAGTTTTCTATTTTGATAATAATGAAAATGATAATTTTAATTTTATAGGTGTTGCAGATATTGAGGAAGGAAAGATTGATTCTCCGCCCTCAAAGCCAGTATTCACGCCAGAAGAAGCAATGCGTTTGGATCTAATGATTGATGATGGCTATCCAGATTCTGGCAATATTCGTGCAAAAAATAGTGATTTTTCAAAATGCAATATCTCTGGCGAATATAAAGATGAAAAAGAACTCCCAGAATGCATTATTGAGTTTAGGATTTAGAGAAAATAACATAAAATGAAAAATATTTTACAGGAAATTTGCGATAATAAATTGCTTGAAATTGCAAAAGCTAAAAACACCATGCCCTTTGAAGAACTCAAAAAAATAACACTTGAAAA includes:
- a CDS encoding DUF3108 domain-containing protein translates to ERKIDNSMFDFSVEEPIKQEVLPTKLEEAPSNEQEIKPPKIEDLKPKIDEKQTNEILEDKRETESKFEVKKAEILPNFVRKFNLRYLSFDVADLVLEGNAQGYFRVYSKTNGFIDYLFGWRDYSISHFNISDDIIKPKDFKTKLLFKKKVREIEIFFSDDGKKVASDKVTPPDNRAKRPAVPDNLKIAVYDPLTAGIEARRLVIDAVEKNNFNSKGRYNFSLPIYEGRRRTDLMFDISNKKIDGMFVLKMYRKAVAGYTDNEMQDIKKGDAVIDIYLDAKNFLPVKAEGKNFLGTARGLMVKDCKNFEECVGK